Sequence from the Streptomyces sp. NBC_00358 genome:
CAGAAGATCGTCATCGGCCGGATCATCAAGCGCGCGGCCCCCTACAACCCCCAGTGGGACTTCCACTTCAACCCCGACACCGTCAGCTTCGCCGACGGGGCCATCGAGGTCTGCGACTCCACCATCCCCTACGTGGAGGACCACCTCGACGAAGCCGGTGGCCCCTTCCTCCCCGGCCTCTACTGGTGCCCCTGGTCGGGTCGCCTGACGGCAGAAGTCACCCCCGCCTGACCGGGTTCGGGGCCCACGGGCTTCGAACGGTGAAGCCGTCCGGGACCGTCCGCCGACGTTCGACCATCAGTCGGCCGACTCGCCCACCCGGACGGACTTCCTGACGAACCGGCCGCCACGAAACTGACAGTGGTCGGCCATCGGGTGTCCCCTCCTGCGCGGCATCGGCCTACGGGCGGACGCCACAGGGGAGG
This genomic interval carries:
- a CDS encoding BP74-related protein, with the translated sequence MRRITTRIGTLAVTLLALTMGQTTQAGAAGDAAYFNMRDITGHNFVIEITRPEVIKEAREIVKNGEQKIVIGRIIKRAAPYNPQWDFHFNPDTVSFADGAIEVCDSTIPYVEDHLDEAGGPFLPGLYWCPWSGRLTAEVTPA